The following proteins come from a genomic window of Streptomyces sp. NBC_00539:
- a CDS encoding HAMP domain-containing protein, with product MESGAAVRRTGTRAKGGRSRRNGTTEVDTAALNRLLTALVSMRDGNFRKRLTVSGEGVMAEVAAVYNEVADRNLHLTGELSRVRRMVGREGKLSERLETGACEGSWAAAIDASNQLVDDLARPVSEVGRVLSAVAEGDLDQRMDLRTQTADGAGHPLRGEFLKVGRTVNNLVDQLSAFTDEVTRVALEVGTEGKLGGQAQVRGMSGSWKDLTDSVNTMAYRLTAQVRDIALVTTAVAKGDLSRKVTVHVAGEMLQLKNTVNTMVDQLSSFSSEVTRVAREVGTEGELGGQAKVPGVAGVWKDLTDSVNTMAGNLTAQVRGIAQVTTAVANGDLSQKVRVSARGEVAQLAETINQMTETLRTFADEVTRVASEVGAKGTLGGQAQVPGAAGTWKDLTDSVNTVFRNLTTQVRDIATVTTAVANGDLSQKVTVDVAGEMLELKNTVNTMVDQLQSFGAEVTRVAREVGVEGELGGQAQVPGAAGTWKDLTDSVNTAFRNLTGQVRNIAQVTTAVANGDLSQKVTVDVSGEMLQLKNTVNTMVDQLSSFADQVTRMARDVGTEGRLGGQARVEGVSGTWKELTDSVNFMAGNLTSQVRQIAQVTTAVARGDLSQKIDVDARGEILELKNTINTMVDQLSAFAEQVTRVARDVGTEGRLGGQAQVPGVAGVWRDLTDSVNGMAGNLTSQVRNIAQVATAVARGDLSQKIDVDARGEILELKNTLNTMVDQLSNFAEQVTRVAREVGTEGILGGQAEVKGVSGTWKDLTQSVNFMANNLTSQVRNIAEVTTAVAMGDLSKKITVDAKGEILELVTTVNTMVDQLSSFAEQVTRVAREVGTEGILGGQARVRGVTGIWKDLSDNVNTMAGNLTAQVRGIAQVSAAVANGDLTKKVTVEARGEVAQLADTVNTMVNTLSSFADEVTRVAREVGTEGRLGGQAHVPGVSGTWKDLTDSVNFMASNLTGQVRQIAMVTTAIAKGDMTKKIDIDARGEILELKTTINTMVDQLSSFADQVTRVAREVGTEGILGGQARVRDVDGTWRDLTESVNEMAGNLTRQVRAIAAVATAVTRGDLNLKIDVDASGEIQVLQDNINTMIANLRDTTLANKEQDWLKGNLARISALMQGRRELDDVASLIMSELTPVVSAQHGAFFLALPTGGSTEIGTDGGGDGSYELRMRGSYAYAGGQMPISFRPGEGLIGTVAEEKRTILVENTPPGYLKISSGLGEAPPAHVIVLPVLFEGKVLGVIELASFTPFTQIQKDFLSQIAEMIGTSVNTISVNSKTEVLLKQSQEMTEQLRERSDELENRQKALQAANAELEEKAELLARQNRDIEVKNTEIEEARQVLEERAEQLAVSMRYKSEFLANMSHELRTPLNSLLILAKLLADNADGNLSPKQVEFAETIHGAGSDLLQLINDILDLSKVEAGKMDVSPTRIALVQLVDYVEATFRPLTAEKGLDFSVRVSPELPATLHTDEQRLLQVLRNLLSNAVKFTDGGAVELVIRPAGADVPSAIREQLLEAGSLRDADADLIAFSVTDTGIGIAASKMLVIFEAFKQADGTTSRKYGGTGLGLSISREIARLLGGEIHAASEPGRGSTFTLYLPLHPSELPPQGYAAPTPGGARGEYRRPAEEARPEATAAPAAVPAPAVEPGERRPALPAAEGDRPAQGQGGPAALFRRRRKSLSDREPRTAVPGQHDAQGDGSGWGGELEDLPPVPRTYDFHGEKVLIVDDDVRNVFALTSVLEQHGLAVLYAENGREGIEVLEQHDDVTVVLMDIMMPEMDGYATTSAIRRMPQFAGLPIIALTAKAMQGDREKAIDSGASDYVTKPVEPDYLLSVMEQWMRGK from the coding sequence TGAGGGGTCCTGGGCGGCCGCGATCGATGCCTCGAACCAGCTCGTGGACGATCTGGCCCGGCCGGTGTCCGAGGTGGGCCGGGTGCTGTCGGCGGTCGCCGAGGGCGACCTGGACCAGCGGATGGACCTGCGGACACAGACCGCCGACGGGGCCGGGCATCCGCTGCGCGGGGAGTTCCTCAAGGTCGGGCGGACGGTCAACAACCTGGTCGACCAGCTGTCGGCGTTCACCGACGAGGTCACCCGGGTGGCGCTGGAGGTGGGTACCGAGGGCAAGCTCGGCGGCCAGGCGCAGGTGCGGGGCATGTCCGGTTCCTGGAAGGACCTGACCGACTCCGTCAACACGATGGCGTACCGGCTCACCGCCCAGGTGCGTGACATCGCCCTCGTGACGACGGCGGTCGCGAAGGGCGATCTCTCGCGCAAGGTCACGGTGCACGTGGCCGGCGAGATGCTCCAGCTCAAGAACACCGTGAACACGATGGTGGACCAGCTGTCCTCTTTCTCCTCCGAGGTGACCAGGGTCGCCCGCGAGGTGGGTACGGAGGGTGAGCTGGGCGGCCAGGCGAAGGTGCCCGGCGTCGCGGGTGTGTGGAAGGACCTGACCGACTCCGTCAACACGATGGCCGGGAACCTGACGGCCCAGGTGCGGGGGATCGCGCAGGTCACGACAGCGGTCGCCAATGGCGACCTGTCGCAGAAGGTACGGGTCAGCGCGCGCGGCGAGGTCGCGCAGCTGGCCGAGACGATCAACCAGATGACCGAGACCCTGCGGACGTTCGCGGACGAGGTCACGCGCGTGGCGAGCGAGGTCGGGGCCAAGGGAACGCTCGGCGGTCAGGCGCAGGTGCCGGGCGCGGCCGGTACCTGGAAGGACCTCACCGATTCGGTGAACACGGTCTTCCGCAACCTCACGACCCAGGTGCGGGACATCGCGACCGTGACGACGGCGGTGGCCAACGGCGACCTGTCGCAGAAGGTCACGGTCGATGTGGCCGGCGAGATGCTGGAGCTCAAGAACACCGTCAACACGATGGTGGACCAGCTCCAGTCCTTCGGTGCCGAGGTGACCCGTGTGGCCCGTGAGGTCGGGGTGGAGGGTGAGCTGGGCGGTCAGGCCCAGGTGCCCGGGGCGGCCGGTACCTGGAAGGACCTCACCGATTCGGTGAACACCGCCTTCCGCAACCTCACCGGCCAGGTCCGCAACATCGCGCAGGTGACGACGGCGGTGGCCAACGGCGACCTGTCGCAGAAGGTCACGGTGGACGTCTCCGGCGAGATGCTCCAGCTCAAGAACACCGTGAACACGATGGTGGACCAGCTGTCCTCGTTCGCGGACCAGGTCACGCGGATGGCGCGGGACGTGGGTACGGAGGGCCGCCTGGGCGGCCAGGCCCGGGTGGAGGGGGTGTCCGGCACCTGGAAGGAGCTCACCGACTCCGTCAATTTCATGGCCGGGAACCTGACCTCGCAGGTGCGCCAGATCGCGCAGGTGACGACGGCGGTGGCGCGCGGTGACCTGTCGCAGAAGATCGACGTGGATGCCCGGGGCGAGATCCTGGAGCTCAAGAACACCATCAACACGATGGTCGACCAGCTCTCCGCCTTCGCCGAGCAGGTGACCCGCGTCGCCCGCGACGTGGGTACCGAGGGTCGCCTGGGCGGTCAGGCGCAGGTGCCCGGGGTGGCCGGCGTGTGGCGTGACCTGACGGATTCCGTCAACGGCATGGCCGGGAACCTGACCTCGCAGGTGCGCAACATCGCGCAGGTCGCGACGGCGGTGGCGCGCGGTGACCTGTCGCAGAAGATCGACGTGGATGCCCGGGGCGAGATCCTGGAGCTCAAGAACACCCTCAACACGATGGTCGACCAGCTGTCGAACTTCGCGGAGCAGGTGACCCGGGTGGCCCGCGAGGTGGGTACGGAGGGGATCCTGGGAGGTCAGGCCGAGGTCAAGGGCGTCTCCGGCACCTGGAAGGACCTCACGCAGTCCGTCAACTTCATGGCGAACAACCTGACCTCGCAGGTCCGCAACATCGCCGAGGTGACGACGGCGGTCGCGATGGGCGACCTCTCCAAGAAGATCACGGTCGACGCCAAGGGCGAGATCCTGGAGCTGGTCACCACGGTCAACACGATGGTGGACCAGCTGTCCTCGTTCGCGGAGCAGGTGACGAGGGTCGCGCGCGAGGTGGGCACCGAGGGCATCCTCGGCGGTCAGGCGCGGGTGCGCGGGGTCACCGGCATCTGGAAGGACCTGAGCGACAACGTCAACACCATGGCCGGGAACCTGACGGCGCAGGTGCGCGGGATCGCGCAGGTCTCGGCGGCGGTCGCCAACGGCGACCTGACGAAGAAGGTCACCGTGGAGGCGCGCGGCGAGGTCGCGCAGCTCGCGGACACCGTCAACACGATGGTGAATACCCTTTCGTCCTTCGCGGATGAGGTCACGCGCGTGGCCCGCGAGGTGGGTACGGAGGGCCGCCTCGGCGGTCAGGCACACGTGCCGGGCGTTTCCGGGACGTGGAAGGACCTCACCGACTCGGTGAACTTCATGGCCTCCAACCTCACCGGTCAGGTGCGGCAGATCGCCATGGTCACGACCGCCATCGCCAAGGGCGACATGACCAAGAAGATCGACATCGATGCCCGGGGCGAGATCCTGGAGCTCAAGACCACCATCAACACGATGGTCGACCAGCTGTCGTCGTTCGCCGACCAGGTGACCCGCGTCGCCCGCGAGGTGGGCACGGAAGGCATCCTGGGCGGCCAGGCCCGCGTCCGTGACGTCGACGGCACCTGGCGGGACCTGACCGAGTCCGTGAACGAGATGGCCGGGAACCTGACCCGGCAGGTGCGCGCGATCGCGGCGGTGGCCACGGCGGTGACCCGCGGCGACCTGAACCTCAAGATCGACGTGGACGCGTCGGGCGAGATCCAGGTCCTCCAGGACAACATCAACACGATGATCGCCAACCTGCGCGACACCACCTTGGCCAACAAGGAGCAGGACTGGCTCAAGGGCAACCTGGCCCGCATCTCCGCCCTCATGCAGGGCCGGCGCGAGCTGGACGACGTCGCCTCGCTGATCATGAGCGAGCTGACCCCGGTGGTCTCCGCGCAGCACGGCGCCTTCTTCCTGGCCCTGCCGACCGGGGGCAGCACCGAGATCGGGACGGACGGCGGCGGGGACGGCTCGTACGAGCTGCGGATGCGCGGCAGTTACGCGTACGCGGGCGGGCAGATGCCGATCTCCTTCCGGCCCGGCGAGGGGCTGATCGGGACGGTCGCCGAGGAGAAGCGCACGATCCTGGTGGAGAACACCCCGCCCGGCTACCTCAAGATCTCCTCCGGACTCGGCGAGGCTCCGCCGGCGCACGTGATCGTGCTGCCGGTGCTCTTCGAGGGGAAGGTGCTCGGTGTCATCGAGCTGGCGTCCTTCACCCCCTTCACGCAGATCCAGAAGGACTTCCTCAGCCAGATCGCCGAGATGATCGGTACGAGCGTCAACACCATCAGCGTCAACTCCAAGACGGAGGTCCTCCTCAAGCAGTCGCAGGAGATGACCGAGCAGCTGCGCGAGCGCTCCGACGAGCTGGAGAACCGGCAGAAGGCGCTCCAGGCCGCCAACGCGGAGCTGGAGGAGAAGGCGGAGCTGCTGGCCCGTCAGAACCGGGACATCGAGGTCAAGAACACGGAGATCGAGGAGGCGCGGCAGGTCCTGGAGGAGCGCGCCGAGCAGCTCGCGGTGTCGATGCGGTACAAGTCCGAGTTCCTGGCGAACATGTCGCACGAGCTGCGTACGCCGCTCAACTCGCTGCTGATCCTGGCGAAGCTGCTGGCGGACAACGCGGACGGGAACCTTTCGCCGAAGCAGGTGGAGTTCGCCGAGACCATCCACGGGGCGGGCTCGGACCTGCTGCAGCTGATCAACGACATCCTGGACCTGTCGAAGGTCGAGGCGGGCAAGATGGACGTCTCGCCGACGCGGATCGCGTTGGTGCAGCTGGTGGACTACGTGGAGGCCACCTTCCGGCCGCTCACCGCGGAGAAGGGCCTGGACTTCTCGGTACGGGTCTCGCCGGAGCTGCCCGCGACCCTGCACACCGATGAGCAGCGGCTGTTGCAGGTATTGCGCAACCTGCTGTCGAACGCGGTGAAGTTCACCGACGGCGGCGCCGTGGAGCTGGTGATCCGGCCGGCCGGGGCGGACGTGCCCTCGGCGATCCGGGAGCAGCTGCTGGAGGCGGGTTCGCTGCGCGACGCCGACGCCGATCTGATCGCGTTCTCGGTGACGGACACCGGGATCGGGATCGCGGCGAGCAAGATGCTGGTGATCTTCGAGGCGTTCAAACAGGCCGACGGGACCACGAGCCGGAAGTACGGCGGTACGGGACTGGGCCTGTCCATCAGCCGGGAGATCGCCCGGCTGCTCGGCGGGGAGATCCACGCGGCGAGCGAGCCCGGCCGGGGATCGACCTTCACGCTGTACCTGCCGCTGCACCCGAGCGAGTTGCCGCCCCAGGGGTACGCCGCGCCGACGCCCGGCGGTGCGCGCGGTGAGTACCGCCGGCCGGCCGAGGAGGCGCGGCCCGAGGCGACGGCGGCCCCGGCCGCCGTACCCGCACCGGCGGTCGAGCCGGGCGAGCGGCGTCCGGCGCTGCCGGCGGCCGAGGGGGACCGGCCCGCGCAGGGGCAGGGCGGTCCGGCCGCGCTGTTCCGGCGGCGGCGCAAGTCGCTGAGCGACCGGGAGCCGCGTACGGCGGTGCCCGGCCAGCACGACGCGCAGGGCGACGGCAGCGGTTGGGGCGGTGAGCTCGAGGACCTTCCGCCGGTGCCGCGGACGTACGACTTCCACGGCGAGAAGGTGCTCATCGTGGATGACGACGTGCGCAACGTGTTCGCGCTGACCAGTGTGCTGGAGCAGCACGGACTGGCCGTGCTGTACGCGGAGAACGGCCGGGAGGGCATCGAAGTCCTGGAGCAGCACGACGATGTGACGGTCGTACTGATGGACATCATGATGCCGGAGATGGACGGGTACGCGACGACCTCGGCGATCCGGCGGATGCCGCAGTTCGCCGGGCTGCCGATCATCGCGCTGACGGCGAAGGCGATGCAGGGGGACCGGGAGAAGGCGATCGACTCCGGTGCTTCCGATTACGTCACCAAGCCGGTGGAACCCGATTACCTGCTGTCCGTGATGGAACAGTGGATGCGAGGGAAGTGA